Proteins encoded together in one Nocardioides marinisabuli window:
- a CDS encoding L-lactate permease, which yields MTIFVTLGWLRWKAHFAALASVAVAVAVAVVAYGMPVDLALLSASEGAVFGLFPIMWIVLGALFLHQLTVVSGKFEDLRATFHLISDDPRIQAIIIAFCFGGLLEALAGFGAPAAISGVMLVAVGFPALRAAMVVLLANTAPVAFGAMAIPIITAGTLTGIPYEDIGAIVGRQTPFLALFVPLILVFVADGRRGVREVWPLALAVGAVFGLAQFVSSNFISVELTDIIASLAGLAAAVAMLRVWQPKGSTEAAERLTSMRADDAEASGLGGDGNVAVQAKKEIDQVAQRAALLTPGRITMALFPYLLVIAVFSTAKLVPPVTDFLAVTDRLVEWPGLHGAVESASTVYKWQWLSSPGTLLVISALIVGLVQGVKVARIATTFLETVKTLRFAFLTVASVLALAYVMNLSGQTQTMGHWIAGTGAAFAFLSPILGWLGTAVTGSDTSANALFATLQQSAAEKAGLDPTLMVAANTSGGVVGKMISPQNLTIAAAAVGLAGRESDIFRKLIFWSLGLLLALCLLVGLQSTVLSWMV from the coding sequence ATGACGATCTTCGTCACCTTGGGTTGGCTGCGATGGAAGGCCCACTTCGCCGCCCTCGCTTCGGTCGCGGTGGCCGTAGCGGTGGCCGTGGTGGCGTACGGCATGCCGGTGGATTTGGCTCTGCTCTCGGCCTCCGAGGGTGCTGTCTTCGGTCTCTTCCCGATCATGTGGATCGTCCTGGGCGCCCTATTCCTGCACCAGCTCACGGTCGTGAGCGGGAAATTCGAGGATCTCCGCGCCACCTTTCACCTGATCTCCGACGACCCGCGCATCCAGGCAATCATCATCGCCTTCTGCTTCGGCGGCCTGCTGGAGGCGTTGGCCGGCTTCGGTGCCCCCGCCGCCATCTCCGGCGTCATGCTGGTCGCGGTTGGCTTCCCCGCGCTGCGCGCCGCGATGGTCGTCCTGCTCGCCAACACCGCACCGGTGGCTTTCGGCGCGATGGCCATCCCGATCATCACCGCCGGCACCCTGACCGGGATCCCGTACGAGGACATCGGCGCCATCGTCGGCCGCCAGACGCCGTTCCTCGCCCTGTTCGTTCCGCTCATTCTCGTCTTCGTGGCTGACGGTCGTCGCGGCGTTCGCGAGGTCTGGCCGTTGGCTTTGGCCGTGGGCGCAGTCTTCGGTCTCGCCCAGTTCGTCAGTTCCAACTTCATCTCCGTCGAGCTCACTGACATCATCGCCTCGCTCGCCGGACTGGCCGCCGCGGTGGCGATGCTCCGCGTGTGGCAGCCCAAGGGGTCGACCGAGGCCGCGGAGCGGCTGACGAGCATGCGTGCAGACGACGCTGAGGCCAGCGGGCTCGGCGGCGACGGGAACGTCGCGGTCCAGGCGAAGAAGGAGATCGACCAGGTCGCGCAGCGTGCCGCTCTCCTCACGCCCGGTCGCATCACGATGGCGCTGTTCCCCTACCTCTTGGTCATCGCGGTCTTCTCCACCGCCAAGCTCGTCCCCCCGGTCACCGACTTCCTGGCCGTGACCGACCGATTGGTCGAGTGGCCCGGTCTGCACGGAGCCGTCGAGTCGGCCTCCACCGTCTATAAGTGGCAGTGGCTCTCCTCCCCCGGCACCCTGCTCGTCATCTCCGCGCTCATCGTCGGGCTGGTGCAGGGCGTGAAGGTCGCACGTATCGCCACCACGTTCCTCGAGACTGTCAAGACGCTCCGCTTCGCGTTCCTCACGGTTGCCTCCGTGCTGGCGCTGGCCTATGTGATGAACTTGTCGGGCCAGACCCAGACGATGGGCCACTGGATCGCCGGCACCGGTGCCGCGTTCGCGTTCCTCTCCCCCATCCTGGGATGGCTGGGCACCGCGGTGACCGGCTCCGACACCAGCGCCAACGCGCTCTTTGCGACCTTGCAGCAGAGCGCGGCGGAGAAGGCCGGCCTCGACCCGACTCTGATGGTGGCCGCCAACACCTCCGGCGGCGTGGTCGGCAAGATGATCAGTCCCCAGAACCTCACCATCGCCGCTGCGGCGGTCGGCCTGGCCGGGCGGGAGTCCGACATCTTCCGCAAGCTCATCTTCTGGAGCCTCGGGCTGCTGCTGGCCTTGTGCCTGCTGGTCGGGCTGCAGTCCACCGTGCTCTCCTGGATGGTGTGA
- a CDS encoding FadR/GntR family transcriptional regulator yields MSERASFENVPGSDQGSWQPIARSRSHELVVDQIEEQILAGTLRVGDRLPGERDLASHLQVSRAAVREAIRSLEAQGVVRSAVGSGKDSGTLVSAMPSEALTRLLRLHVALANFPMDDVVDARVMLERSSATLAAHNAAPANLHAMREALNGMDSPGVDQETFNDLDTAFHVAIAEASGNRLVADMTIALRDSMRRPILQALHALGPDWEGVADQLRADHRAIYAAIESGQGETAAELVDQHIRSARAALPIAGTAGAVHSPTPTHSRRPRS; encoded by the coding sequence ATGAGCGAGCGCGCATCGTTTGAGAACGTCCCGGGCAGCGATCAGGGGTCGTGGCAACCCATCGCCCGCAGTCGCTCACATGAATTGGTTGTGGACCAGATCGAGGAGCAGATCCTCGCGGGGACGCTGCGGGTGGGTGACCGGCTGCCGGGCGAGCGAGACCTGGCCAGCCACCTGCAGGTCAGCAGAGCCGCCGTGCGTGAGGCCATCCGCAGCCTGGAGGCCCAAGGGGTGGTGCGGTCGGCGGTCGGATCGGGCAAGGACTCCGGCACCCTCGTGTCAGCGATGCCCAGCGAAGCCCTCACCCGCCTGCTGCGGCTGCACGTTGCCCTGGCCAACTTCCCCATGGACGACGTCGTCGATGCCCGCGTCATGCTGGAACGCTCCAGCGCCACCCTAGCCGCGCACAACGCGGCTCCAGCGAATCTCCACGCTATGCGTGAGGCGCTGAACGGAATGGATAGTCCCGGCGTCGATCAAGAGACGTTCAACGACCTTGACACGGCATTCCACGTCGCGATCGCCGAGGCCAGTGGAAACCGACTGGTGGCGGACATGACCATCGCGCTGCGCGACTCCATGCGGCGCCCCATCCTGCAGGCGCTGCATGCGCTCGGTCCGGACTGGGAGGGGGTCGCCGATCAGCTGCGCGCCGACCACCGCGCCATCTACGCCGCCATCGAAAGCGGGCAAGGCGAGACCGCGGCCGAACTCGTCGACCAGCACATCCGGTCCGCCCGTGCCGCGCTGCCCATTGCGGGCACGGCCGGAGCGGTCCACTCGCCAACGCCGACGCACAGTCGCCGACCACGGTCCTGA